Part of the Imperialibacter roseus genome, GCAGCGTCGACTGCAAGTCCTTGGCGCTGTGAACAGCGATGTGCACACTTCCGCTGGCCAGCTGTTCTTCCAATTCCTCAGTAAAAACCCCTTTGCTGCCAATTTTGGCTATAGAAACGTCGAGCACTTTATCACCCTTGGTTTCGATGGTTACCAGCTCAGTAGCAAGGCCTGCTTTGTTCAAAAGCTCAGCAATGTGCTCAGCCTGCCACATAGCAAGCAAACTTCCTCTGGTTCCTATTTTTATTTTCTCCACAACAACTAGCTTTAATTTTTCTCTACTGTGCGATCTTCATTTTATAAGAAAGATTTTCTTCCCGCACATCCACCACAAACCCTTTTTTCAAAAACTTGCGTCCCAAAAGTACTGGGAATTTCATGCCTGAACGATCAGTCAGCGAGAATTCTGTTCTGAACTTTTTGCCAAACAACACCAGGCGTGTTTTGATGATCACTCTGTTTTCGATGTGTCCGGTTGAGCTTTTGATCTTCCGCTGGGTAAAATCACTTGTCTCAAATTTAGTGCTGCCCTTCCTTCCAATTGTAGCTCCCGAAATCTGAAAGCTGACTGTTGGCGTACCCTCTTTGTCAATTACCTTAATTCTGGAACAGTGCAAAGTAGAAGTGAAAGCACCGGTATCTATTTTGGCTTTTATATTGAAAAGATCCAACTCCGGTAAGTCAATAATGTCATTTCTCCCAATGGTATAGCTGCTCTTCATTCTCATTGATATTGGAGCTCTCCGGTTCTTAAAAGCCCGGCCATTTGGAGTGATAAATCCATAAACAGAATCCGGGGATTCGCATTTCGTTCAAGGTGGTAAATAGAATCGTTTAGCAGCCTGGCAGCCAATTCAATGGTGGGCAGAGATATCGACTTGGCAAATTTGCTGACAAACTCTTCTTCGTGAGGCATCGTTCTCTGTAAGCTGGCCTCACCAGCCTTGACAATGAGCGACTCTCTGTAAACGGTCAGGCCGTATTCCAGCAGGCTTTTCTGAGCCATTTTCGACATGCCGTTGAACTTATCAGTAAGGCCAGCCATACCCTCAAAATCGGATGACCAGCAAATCCGCATCCACTCTCTGAAAATCGTTGTTGACTCGTCTTCAACCTCGTTGAGCAGGCTCAATGCAAGGTTCATGTTGCCGGCAGCCAGCCGGGCCACCGACTGCGCTTTTGCTGCATCCACCTCGGCCGTTTTTACAAGGTAGTCCGCCACTTCCTCGTCGGTAAAGCCTCTGACACTTACCAGTTGCGTTCGACTGATAATGGTGTTAATGATGGCTTCATAGTTGTTGGAAATGAAGAAGAAAAAGGTGTTTTCAGGCGGCTCTTCTACTATCTTCAACAAGGCGTTGGCCGCCTGAATATTCATTTTTTCGGGTTGCCAGATGAGCATGGCTTTATATCTGCCCTCAAAAGCTTTCAACGACAGGGCGCTGATAATTTGCCGGCTTTCTTCTCTGTAAATAATAGCCTGCTTGCTCTCCGCTCCAAAATGGCGAGTCCAGTCCAGCAGATTGCCATAGGGCTGTTCCACCAGAAAAGGCCTCCACCATTTGAGGTAGTTTTTACAAACCACCTCCTTGAAGTCTTTGTTGGGAATGTCTGCAATGGGAAAAGCAAAAGTGACGTCGGGATGAACCAGCTTAGCCATTTTGCTGCATGATGGGCATGCACCACACGAATCGGTGTCACCTGGTTTGTCGCAGTTGATGTAAGTAATAAAGGCCAAGGCCAAAGAAAGGTTGGCACTGCCCTCCGGCCCGTTAAAAAGCTGAGCATGCGCCATGTGGTTCTTTTGCACCGAGGCAATCAGCCTCGATTTCTCCTCTATTAGCCCTGGTATGTCTCTAAATTGCATCTATTCTTCCTCCCACGACCTGAATTTAGCTGACCTTTCGAATACTTCCAGCAATATCGCTCTTTCTGTTTCATCCAATGGCATCTTTCTTCTCTCCAGTACTCTGCTGGC contains:
- a CDS encoding DNA polymerase III subunit — translated: MQFRDIPGLIEEKSRLIASVQKNHMAHAQLFNGPEGSANLSLALAFITYINCDKPGDTDSCGACPSCSKMAKLVHPDVTFAFPIADIPNKDFKEVVCKNYLKWWRPFLVEQPYGNLLDWTRHFGAESKQAIIYREESRQIISALSLKAFEGRYKAMLIWQPEKMNIQAANALLKIVEEPPENTFFFFISNNYEAIINTIISRTQLVSVRGFTDEEVADYLVKTAEVDAAKAQSVARLAAGNMNLALSLLNEVEDESTTIFREWMRICWSSDFEGMAGLTDKFNGMSKMAQKSLLEYGLTVYRESLIVKAGEASLQRTMPHEEEFVSKFAKSISLPTIELAARLLNDSIYHLERNANPRILFMDLSLQMAGLLRTGELQYQ
- a CDS encoding ATP-dependent zinc protease family protein; translated protein: MKSSYTIGRNDIIDLPELDLFNIKAKIDTGAFTSTLHCSRIKVIDKEGTPTVSFQISGATIGRKGSTKFETSDFTQRKIKSSTGHIENRVIIKTRLVLFGKKFRTEFSLTDRSGMKFPVLLGRKFLKKGFVVDVREENLSYKMKIAQ